The Paramixta manurensis region AATGCGTGAGGTCATCGGCGTGTAGAGACTGGTGTTTTCCAGCGTTTCCACCACGAGAGAGACATCGCAGTAGGGCCGCAGCGGCGCCTGGTCCGAACCGACAATGCCCAACACATGAGCGCCTTTCTCGCGAGCGGTGCGGGCAACATCCACCAGTGAGCGCGTGGTGCCGGTATTGGAAATCAACACGCAAACATCGCCGGGTTGCAGCATTGACGCCACCATGATCTGCTGATGAAAATCCACCTCGGCGCCGCAAGGCACGCCAAACAGCGGAAACTTTTGTTGACCGTCGCGCGCCACAATCCCGGATGCGCCAAAGCCAAAAAATTCAATGCGTTTTGCCGCCGCCAGCAGATCAATCGCTGCGCTAACCGCCTGCTTATCAAGGTGATAGCGCGCCCAGTCAAGGCTGGTGAGCGTGTAGTCGAAGATTTTCTCCACCACCTTATCCGGCGTATCGCTACCCTGCAGCTCGGAATGGGTGGCAGGCATCCCCAGCGCGAGGCTCTGCGCGAGCCGTAATTTAAAATCAGGATAGCCGCTGCAGCCAATGGCACTGCAAAAACGCAAGACTGTCGGTTGGCTGACTTCGGCGCGCGCCGCTAATTCAGCCACGGTATCGTTAAGGATCAGCCGTGGATCGTCCAGCACTACCTCGGCCACTTTACGATCGGACTTGCGCAATTCCGGCCGCAGGGTACGGATAACTTCAAGAATATTTTGCATCGGTTCCCGAACAAGGCTGTGGTCTTGTGCCAT contains the following coding sequences:
- a CDS encoding SIS domain-containing protein is translated as MAQDHSLVREPMQNILEVIRTLRPELRKSDRKVAEVVLDDPRLILNDTVAELAARAEVSQPTVLRFCSAIGCSGYPDFKLRLAQSLALGMPATHSELQGSDTPDKVVEKIFDYTLTSLDWARYHLDKQAVSAAIDLLAAAKRIEFFGFGASGIVARDGQQKFPLFGVPCGAEVDFHQQIMVASMLQPGDVCVLISNTGTTRSLVDVARTAREKGAHVLGIVGSDQAPLRPYCDVSLVVETLENTSLYTPMTSRIATLVIIDVLSTAVALRRDGAHQQAFIEMKQRLNEARFK